One part of the Oryzias melastigma strain HK-1 linkage group LG21, ASM292280v2, whole genome shotgun sequence genome encodes these proteins:
- the LOC112155542 gene encoding vang-like protein 1 has translation MDTESTHSGYSSRSGRSNRHGDRSRERHKASSSKDSNRSERSVVINPPDTSSQDSPVHNGEPLPGEPAPAENGDEAQDDNWAETTTAVTGTSELSISQEEVVGLGKEIQDRTRNVRRYLPLAVGLCVGLLVLATPLVFLLLPAVMWPDRLQACGAACEGLFLSISFKLLILMVAIWALFLRPGRACLPRVCVYRAFLTTLTLLLTMSYWLFYGVRILDAQDEDYYGIAQFAVSLVDSQLFVHYLAVVLLELRQLQPCYSVCVIRSTDGETRHYNMGQLSIQRAALSILEYYYRDFPLHNPSILSAAKHRAAKHLAGLKVYNVDAPGSTAAAQTSNGNQSRAMVAAAAKRKDSAHNELYYEEADYERRVRKRRARLVVAVEEAFTHVRRMTKEDENAPPSDIMDVREAALAVFPSMARSLQKYLRTTRRQHCHSMESIQKHLAFCLVNNMSPKAFLEAYLSPGPTLQYGSERWMADQWTLVSEASVTSGLKDGAEFLLKCLDFSLAVVVKGIPYIRLSEEYVDPKSHKFILLLQSETSV, from the exons ATGGACACCGAGTCGACCCACTCCGGCTACTCCAGCCGCTCGGGGAGATCAAACCGGCACGG AGATCGAAGCCGTGAGCGACACAAAGCCAGCAGCAGCAAAGACAGCAATCGCTCCGAGAGATCGGTGGTCATCAACCCCCCCGACACATCGTCCCAGGACTCCCCCGTCCACAACGGCGAGCCGCTGCCCGGGGAACCCGCGCCGGCAGAAAATGGGGACGAGGCGCAG GATGATAACTGGGCAGAAACTACCACGGCGGTGACCGGCACCTCCGAGCTCAGCATTTCCCAGGAGGAAGTGGTCGGTCTGGGAAAGGAGATCCAGGACCGAACCCGGAACGTCCGGCGCTACCTCCCCCTGGCTGTGGGTTTATGCGTGGGTCTGCTGGTGCTGGCCACGCCTCTGGTCTTTCTGCTCCTGCCAGCGGTGATGTGGCCCGACAGACTGCAGGCCTGCGGAGCCGCCTGCGAGGGCCTCTTCCTCTCCATCTCCTTCAAGCTCCTCATCCTCATGGTTGCCATTTGGGCCTTGTTTCTGAGGCCGGGCCGGGCCTGCCTGCCCAGGGTGTGCGTGTACCGTGCCTTCCTCACCACCCTCACCCTCCTGCTCACCATGTCTTACTGGCTTTTCTACGGAGTCCGGATTCTGGATGCTCAG GATGAGGATTATTACGGCATCGCCCAGTTCGCCGTGTCGCTGGTGGACTCTCAGCTGTTTGTTCACTACCTGGCCGTGGTTCTGCTGGAACTGCGGCAGCTCCAGCCGTGCTACAGCGTGTGTGTGATCCGCTCCACAGACGGGGAGACCCGACACTACAACATGGGACAGCTAAG CATTCAAAGAGCTGCCTTGTCCATTCTGGAGTATTACTACAGAGACTTTCCACTGCACAACCCATCCATTCTCTCCGCCGCCAAGCATCGGGCTGCCAAACATCTCGCCGGGTTAAAGGTCTACAATGTAGACG cccCAGGGAGCACAGCAGCAGCGCAAACTAGCAATGGAAATCAGTCACGGGCTATGGTCGCAGCTGCAGCCAAACGCAAAGATAGCGCGCACAATGAGCTGTACTATGAAGAGGCTGACTATGAGAGACGAGTCCGCAAACGCAGAGCCAG GCTGGTTGTAGCTGTGGAGGAGGCCTTCACGCATGTCCGCCGCATGACGAAGGAGGACGAGAACGCGCCGCCTTCAGACATCATGGATGTGCGTGAGGCCGCTTTGGCCGTGTTTCCGTCTATGGCTCGGTCGCTGCAGAAGTACCTCCGCACCACCAGGAGGCAGCACTGCCACAGCATGGAGAGCATCCAGAAACACCTGGCTTTCTGCCTGGTCAACAACATGAGTCCTAAG GCCTTCCTGGAAGCCTATCTGTCCCCTGGCCCGACCCTGCAGTACGGTTCTGAGCGCTGGATGGCGGATCAGTGGACCCTGGTCAGCGAGGCTTCGGTCACCAGCGGCCTCAAGGATGGCGCCGAATTCCTGCTGAAGTGTTTGGATTTTAGCTTAGCTGTCGTCGTCAAAGGCATCCCTTACATCCGCCTGTCCGAAGAATACGTCGACCCCAAATCCCACAAGTTTATACTGCTGCTCCAGTCAGAGACGTCGGTTTAA